The Metabacillus sediminilitoris genome window below encodes:
- a CDS encoding ABC transporter substrate-binding protein: MRKEILHMLLIGTLSLSLAACQKNNTESTTKERKIAEQKITLNVRNPKVEISKQFEQMVKAYERENPNIDIQIETVGGATDDLADLKAQIAAGTGPDIFTNIGFEYAKLWRKYLENLSDQPWVKNAYKDTLSPMTFNGEIYGMPVNLEGYGFIYNKDLFKQAGINTIPKTLTELRAASEQLQKAGITPFANGYYEDWKLGVLLLNIAFAQQEDPNTFIKNLNSGTEKITNNQQFKDIIDLLDLTIKYGNDNPLTTDYNMEVNLFATGATAMILQGNWVQPMIDQLSADMNIGFLPIPINDERKNDALVVSVSNYWVVNKQSTSEKKKEAKKFLNWMVSSQQGQTFMTEQFKFIPAFKNIESNHLGPLANDTLAYYKEGKTLSSNWFHFPVGVREELGSSIQLYVGKQLHRDQLLQEFQKSWDRATSQ, encoded by the coding sequence ATGAGAAAAGAGATATTACACATGTTATTAATTGGAACTCTGAGCCTTTCTCTTGCAGCATGTCAAAAAAATAATACGGAGTCGACAACGAAAGAGAGAAAAATTGCCGAACAAAAAATCACCTTAAATGTAAGAAATCCTAAAGTAGAAATTTCAAAACAGTTCGAACAAATGGTAAAAGCTTATGAAAGGGAAAATCCTAACATAGATATTCAGATAGAAACTGTTGGTGGCGCAACTGATGATCTTGCCGATCTAAAAGCACAGATCGCTGCAGGTACAGGTCCTGATATTTTTACAAACATTGGATTCGAATATGCGAAATTATGGCGGAAATATTTAGAAAACCTTTCAGATCAACCATGGGTGAAGAATGCCTATAAGGATACATTATCCCCAATGACATTTAATGGAGAGATTTATGGTATGCCAGTTAACTTGGAAGGATACGGCTTTATTTACAATAAGGATTTGTTTAAACAGGCAGGAATCAATACGATACCAAAAACGCTAACAGAATTAAGAGCGGCCTCAGAACAATTACAAAAAGCAGGCATTACTCCTTTTGCTAATGGTTATTACGAGGACTGGAAATTGGGGGTACTTCTTTTAAATATCGCGTTCGCTCAACAAGAAGATCCAAACACATTTATAAAAAACCTCAATTCCGGTACAGAAAAAATCACCAATAATCAACAATTCAAGGATATCATTGATTTGTTGGATTTAACAATAAAATATGGAAATGATAATCCGCTAACAACGGACTACAATATGGAAGTAAATTTGTTTGCAACAGGAGCTACAGCAATGATTCTTCAAGGAAACTGGGTTCAGCCAATGATTGATCAATTATCGGCTGATATGAATATCGGTTTTCTTCCAATACCTATTAATGATGAACGTAAAAATGATGCCTTGGTCGTTAGTGTCTCAAATTATTGGGTAGTAAACAAACAATCAACATCCGAAAAGAAAAAGGAAGCAAAAAAATTCTTAAACTGGATGGTTTCTTCCCAACAAGGACAAACATTTATGACTGAACAATTTAAATTCATCCCTGCTTTTAAAAATATAGAGTCTAACCATTTAGGTCCCCTTGCCAATGATACATTAGCATATTACAAAGAAGGAAAAACCTTGAGTTCTAACTGGTTTCATTTTCCTGTCGGAGTAAGAGAAGAATTGGGATCTTCCATACAGTTATATGTCGGAAAACAGCTTCATCGCGATCAGTTACTGCAAGAGTTTCAGAAATCTTGGGATAGAGCTACTAGTCAGTAA
- a CDS encoding response regulator: MKALIIDDEFNVRYVIRHLGQWKQHGITDVLEAANGEEAKKIIERQNPEIIFTDIKMPGISGIEIMEWLNSIAYSGKVIFITGFDDYSFMRKAIQCNSFDYLLKPIEADPFNNTLAAAIESWLSEKEERQNKEKGVLEEVKRFRMNHVVTQACLGEPFEELEVASFLPLADEYDVTLISFYHMHHSEPYIQLLADELFNQDWGNAFALQHDQNLCLIISTQRHWLAIEEWISHQFDIPVRLVSGKTLRLLNEIPRLYQDLQKAMDDQKYRSIHRLNDLDDAQRMQNIVAYVETYYMEELSLEKLANRFFLSREHISRKFKQQTGMPLSKYIMNLRIDQAKSWLSETDESILSISLMLGYKDEKYFSKLFKKVVGITPFEYRNLDKKLALTSR, encoded by the coding sequence ATGAAGGCTCTAATTATAGATGATGAGTTCAATGTCCGTTATGTTATTCGACATTTAGGACAGTGGAAACAACACGGGATCACTGATGTTTTAGAAGCAGCTAATGGAGAGGAAGCAAAAAAAATAATAGAAAGACAAAATCCGGAAATTATATTCACTGACATAAAAATGCCCGGAATAAGCGGAATCGAAATCATGGAGTGGTTAAACTCAATCGCTTATTCAGGCAAAGTTATTTTCATAACAGGCTTTGACGACTATTCATTTATGCGAAAAGCCATTCAGTGCAACAGTTTCGACTATTTATTAAAACCGATTGAAGCTGATCCATTCAATAATACATTGGCAGCAGCCATTGAGTCCTGGCTGAGTGAAAAGGAAGAGCGTCAAAACAAAGAGAAAGGCGTACTCGAAGAGGTTAAAAGGTTTCGTATGAATCATGTCGTTACACAAGCTTGTTTAGGGGAACCTTTCGAAGAATTAGAAGTCGCTTCATTTCTTCCCCTTGCAGATGAATACGATGTGACACTCATTTCCTTTTATCATATGCATCATTCAGAACCATACATTCAATTATTAGCTGATGAGCTCTTTAATCAAGATTGGGGAAACGCATTTGCGCTTCAGCATGATCAAAATCTTTGTCTTATTATTTCTACACAAAGGCATTGGTTAGCGATTGAAGAATGGATTAGTCATCAATTTGACATTCCAGTTCGACTGGTTAGCGGGAAAACGTTACGTTTATTAAATGAAATACCTAGGTTGTACCAAGACTTACAAAAAGCGATGGATGACCAAAAATACCGATCGATACACCGTTTGAATGATTTGGATGATGCGCAGCGAATGCAAAACATTGTTGCTTATGTAGAAACGTATTATATGGAAGAACTAAGTTTAGAAAAACTGGCAAACCGGTTCTTCTTAAGTCGCGAACATATCTCAAGAAAATTTAAACAACAAACTGGAATGCCCCTATCCAAATACATTATGAATCTTAGAATTGATCAGGCAAAATCATGGCTAAGTGAAACAGATGAGAGTATTTTATCTATTTCATTAATGCTTGGCTATAAAGATGAAAAATACTTTTCAAAGCTATTCAAAAAGGTAGTTGGGATAACACCATTTGAGTATCGAAACTTAGATAAAAAACTTGCATTGACAAGTAGATAG
- a CDS encoding sensor histidine kinase: MKSIQSRLFLMLLLFIIIPYFLSVFLIYGYTKDRVEQQALEVSNNQMNKLSEELEQYFQDMINLPYILYRNPDLFQVFRNDSEDSRYSNPNSREKSIETFFLMRNEIRQVRFYLDRNKESFTAYNAKVSAPKLKPDLLNQESIKKLYQSNVNYLIEPPHKIVNYNNAAIVPQSDNTVVMTFHHKIVDVLSNEFLGIITMDIDLDGYARLCNTLIQENEESVLLVDPNDRVMYASDTTLIGKSVPPSLLERINATDIDSGEDILLSKTLSGSLKQWKLIKITPSHFLFQDARQTAFINILVGIGVGMMGVLMIGFVSYRITRPIKMLSLKVRSIEGGNMNVPFHHKREDEIGHLEKHMKDMMDRINRHIEREYKLDIENRKNQFRALKSQVNPHFLFNALQSIGAVALRSQSPNVYQLVTSLSKMMRYSIRADQWVLVRDEVDYIQAYLSLQMERFGNNLNISINLNEEIQRMKIPSMIIQPLVENFFKHCYEEGFQDGHLSIYGEIKGETLTLTVENDGSSVTLSKLQSLRENIYTAPYTGTYSHEHIGLKNIHDRLVLNYGQNAGLKLDTKQGQGFLVQLVIPLEPNVSND; the protein is encoded by the coding sequence ATGAAAAGCATTCAAAGTCGCTTATTTCTTATGCTTCTTCTTTTTATCATCATACCGTATTTTTTATCTGTTTTTTTGATATATGGATATACAAAAGATAGAGTGGAACAGCAAGCACTTGAGGTCAGTAACAATCAAATGAATAAATTGTCAGAAGAACTGGAGCAATACTTTCAAGATATGATCAATCTTCCTTATATTCTTTATCGGAATCCTGACTTATTTCAGGTCTTCAGAAATGATAGTGAAGATTCAAGGTACTCTAACCCAAACTCAAGAGAAAAAAGCATAGAAACTTTTTTTCTTATGCGAAATGAAATCCGCCAGGTTCGTTTTTATCTTGATAGAAACAAAGAATCTTTTACCGCTTATAACGCTAAAGTCAGTGCTCCTAAATTGAAACCTGACTTATTAAACCAAGAATCAATTAAAAAACTTTATCAATCGAACGTAAACTATCTGATTGAGCCTCCTCATAAAATTGTAAATTATAATAATGCTGCGATTGTTCCTCAGTCGGACAACACAGTAGTTATGACGTTTCACCATAAAATAGTTGATGTGCTTTCAAATGAATTTCTCGGAATTATTACAATGGATATCGATCTAGATGGATATGCTCGTTTATGTAATACCCTCATTCAGGAGAATGAAGAATCTGTATTACTTGTTGATCCTAATGATCGTGTTATGTATGCAAGCGACACTACTCTTATCGGTAAGTCCGTTCCACCTAGCTTACTAGAGCGTATTAATGCTACAGATATTGATTCGGGAGAAGATATTTTATTATCGAAAACTTTATCTGGATCACTAAAACAATGGAAACTAATTAAGATAACTCCTAGTCATTTTTTATTTCAAGATGCAAGACAGACTGCATTTATAAACATACTCGTTGGAATTGGAGTAGGTATGATGGGGGTGCTAATGATAGGTTTTGTTTCATATAGAATCACTCGTCCAATTAAAATGCTTAGCCTAAAAGTGCGTTCTATTGAAGGTGGAAATATGAATGTCCCTTTTCATCATAAAAGAGAGGACGAAATTGGTCATCTTGAAAAACATATGAAGGATATGATGGACCGCATTAACCGCCACATTGAACGTGAATATAAACTAGACATTGAGAATAGAAAAAACCAATTTAGAGCACTAAAATCTCAAGTGAATCCGCACTTCTTATTTAACGCATTACAATCAATTGGAGCTGTTGCTCTACGTTCTCAGTCTCCAAATGTCTACCAATTAGTAACATCCTTATCCAAAATGATGCGATACTCTATCCGTGCCGATCAATGGGTCCTGGTACGCGATGAAGTGGATTATATACAAGCATACCTTTCCCTACAAATGGAACGTTTTGGAAACAATTTAAACATTTCTATTAACCTAAATGAAGAAATTCAAAGAATGAAAATCCCAAGCATGATTATTCAGCCGCTTGTTGAAAACTTTTTTAAACATTGTTATGAAGAAGGATTCCAAGATGGGCACTTAAGCATATACGGAGAAATAAAAGGAGAAACTTTAACTCTAACAGTAGAAAATGATGGCTCAAGTGTCACACTCTCAAAGTTGCAATCTTTAAGAGAAAATATTTACACTGCTCCTTATACAGGAACCTATTCACACGAACATATCGGTCTAAAAAACATACATGACCGATTGGTTTTAAACTATGGACAAAATGCAGGTCTAAAGCTAGATACGAAACAAGGACAAGGCTTTTTAGTTCAACTTGTCATTCCTCTAGAACCTAATGTATCAAACGATTAG
- a CDS encoding YehS family protein yields the protein MDNNDILIRLRYALEIKNKEMAEIFKLGGVDLSVPEVVKILIKSDADVEENDNQIQCNNSMLDSFLNGLIIYKRGKQEPKPGQPDTPEPSEKKSTNVNNLLLKKVKIALTLTTEDMLDIFGNAGITVTKGELGALLRKEGHKNYKECGDKFARNFLKGLAIKYRG from the coding sequence ATGGATAATAATGATATATTAATTCGATTGAGATATGCGTTGGAAATAAAAAATAAAGAAATGGCAGAGATATTTAAACTTGGTGGGGTGGATTTATCAGTACCAGAGGTGGTAAAGATACTCATAAAGTCAGATGCTGATGTAGAAGAGAATGACAATCAAATACAATGTAATAACAGTATGCTAGATTCATTTTTAAATGGCCTTATTATTTACAAAAGAGGGAAACAAGAGCCTAAACCAGGACAGCCTGATACACCGGAACCATCCGAAAAGAAAAGTACAAACGTTAATAATCTCCTCTTAAAGAAAGTCAAAATAGCACTGACATTAACGACAGAGGATATGCTGGATATATTTGGAAACGCGGGAATAACGGTAACAAAAGGAGAACTTGGAGCCTTATTAAGAAAAGAAGGACATAAGAATTATAAAGAGTGCGGAGATAAATTCGCCAGAAACTTCTTAAAAGGACTAGCTATCAAATACAGGGGATAA
- a CDS encoding M48 family metallopeptidase translates to MIYTYSGKTIRFEIKYKNRTSIGISIDNYGNIEVQAPKGTPDESVLRMLEVNWDLIQKKVKEMKDRLHGPQKKVYENGESFLYLGNTYPIIIFQDINIKQDHVVFEEKKLHINVKQIDDEKIKQSLKRFYYQQCKALVEERISSYQSNFKTKPRSIRISDSKTTWGTCDSNLQLTFNWRLAMAPLEVIDYVVVHEMCHMVHLNHDRSFWRLVGKIMPDYKEKEHWLALSNWKMTV, encoded by the coding sequence ATGATATATACTTACTCAGGTAAGACAATACGTTTTGAGATCAAGTACAAAAACCGAACCTCCATAGGAATTTCGATAGATAACTATGGAAATATTGAAGTTCAGGCCCCAAAAGGAACACCTGATGAAAGTGTCCTTCGGATGTTAGAGGTAAATTGGGATCTTATTCAGAAAAAAGTAAAAGAAATGAAGGATAGACTGCATGGACCACAGAAAAAGGTATATGAGAATGGTGAAAGCTTTCTTTATTTAGGAAACACCTATCCCATAATCATCTTCCAAGATATAAATATAAAGCAAGACCATGTTGTGTTTGAAGAGAAAAAGCTCCATATAAATGTGAAGCAGATTGATGATGAAAAAATAAAACAATCATTGAAGAGATTTTATTATCAGCAATGTAAGGCTTTAGTAGAGGAAAGGATCTCCTCCTATCAAAGTAACTTTAAAACAAAACCACGTTCAATACGTATTTCAGATAGCAAAACTACATGGGGAACCTGTGATTCAAACCTCCAATTAACATTTAATTGGAGGTTAGCAATGGCACCACTTGAGGTAATTGACTATGTAGTTGTTCACGAAATGTGTCACATGGTCCATCTAAATCACGACCGCTCCTTCTGGCGTCTTGTTGGGAAAATCATGCCTGACTATAAGGAAAAAGAACACTGGCTGGCTTTATCGAACTGGAAAATGACTGTTTAG
- a CDS encoding TetR/AcrR family transcriptional regulator, which produces MDTKALLIEIATTLFQQKGYKGVGLNEILKECKITKGSLYHHFPNGKEELLIACLQSMEKAITTDIEDIFKRHQTTQEALHVMIEKLVADFEREGTIIGYTFSSMVSEMASLSEPVRYACSSLYTKIQGIYSNKLVEDGFSKEAAQSIALMMTASIEGAMMLCLTQKASDPLKTISHLLPKIIADENHTKRIVTAD; this is translated from the coding sequence ATGGATACAAAAGCGCTGTTAATCGAAATCGCAACAACTCTTTTCCAGCAAAAAGGATATAAGGGTGTAGGATTAAATGAAATTTTAAAAGAATGTAAGATAACAAAAGGTTCACTTTATCATCATTTTCCGAATGGAAAAGAAGAATTACTCATTGCTTGTCTTCAGTCGATGGAAAAAGCGATTACTACTGACATCGAGGACATCTTCAAACGACATCAAACGACTCAAGAGGCCCTGCATGTGATGATTGAGAAATTAGTCGCTGACTTTGAACGGGAAGGTACGATTATTGGTTATACATTTAGCAGCATGGTTAGCGAAATGGCGTCACTAAGTGAACCAGTCCGATATGCTTGTTCTAGCTTATACACAAAGATTCAAGGGATTTATTCGAACAAGTTAGTGGAGGATGGATTTTCGAAAGAAGCGGCTCAATCGATTGCACTCATGATGACGGCTTCTATTGAAGGTGCAATGATGCTGTGTTTAACACAAAAAGCTAGTGATCCATTAAAAACGATTTCCCATCTATTACCAAAGATTATTGCAGACGAAAATCATACAAAAAGGATTGTAACTGCTGACTAA
- a CDS encoding M20 metallopeptidase family protein: MDKKNLELAIQLRHELHQHPELSNLEVWTKQHLIDFLRTHTKLEIVDKGLWFYAIYRAGEDKKNIAFRADFDALPMQEKIDIPHASQFPGISHKCGHDGHSASLAGFALEIDQNGADKNIFFLFQHAEETGDGAAQCASFIKEQNIEEIFAYHNMSGLAFNSVNVINGTAHCASRGMTIHMEGSPAHASQPEDGVNPAFAIAKIINAIPELTSPKKNKGVVLCTVVQVDIGERAFGVSASKGDLLLTIRALYEEELDKLQKNLEDLAKDQADKYGLKVTFTYNDVFPETVNHKESSDKFRQVCEAKGIPLVEMKEAFRGSEDYGHYLKLTKGAMCYIGNGEDYPHVHTFEYDFRDDIIETAVELFKGLAEL, from the coding sequence ATGGACAAGAAAAATCTAGAATTAGCCATACAATTGCGTCATGAATTGCATCAGCATCCTGAACTATCGAATCTAGAAGTTTGGACAAAACAGCATTTAATTGATTTTCTTAGAACGCATACAAAGTTGGAAATCGTCGATAAAGGTCTTTGGTTCTATGCGATCTATCGTGCAGGTGAGGACAAGAAAAACATAGCTTTCCGCGCTGATTTCGATGCTCTTCCAATGCAGGAAAAAATTGATATCCCACACGCTTCCCAGTTCCCCGGAATTTCTCACAAATGTGGACATGATGGTCACTCTGCTTCACTTGCAGGATTTGCACTGGAAATCGACCAGAATGGCGCCGATAAAAACATCTTTTTTCTTTTCCAACACGCAGAGGAAACAGGAGATGGAGCTGCACAGTGTGCCTCTTTTATTAAAGAACAAAACATCGAAGAAATTTTTGCTTACCATAACATGAGCGGTTTGGCTTTCAATTCGGTTAACGTAATCAATGGAACAGCTCACTGTGCCTCAAGGGGTATGACGATCCATATGGAAGGTTCACCAGCTCATGCTAGCCAACCGGAGGATGGGGTAAACCCAGCTTTCGCTATTGCTAAAATCATTAATGCTATTCCTGAGCTCACCTCTCCGAAGAAAAATAAGGGTGTAGTACTTTGTACAGTTGTTCAAGTAGATATCGGCGAAAGAGCATTTGGTGTATCAGCCAGCAAAGGTGACTTGCTCTTAACGATCCGTGCTCTATATGAAGAGGAATTGGATAAACTTCAGAAAAACCTTGAAGATCTTGCCAAGGATCAAGCGGATAAGTATGGGTTAAAGGTAACCTTTACCTACAATGATGTTTTTCCTGAAACAGTAAACCATAAAGAGAGCTCTGATAAGTTCCGCCAAGTTTGTGAGGCAAAGGGGATTCCGCTAGTTGAAATGAAAGAGGCATTCCGTGGCTCAGAGGATTATGGTCACTATTTGAAGCTGACTAAGGGTGCAATGTGCTACATTGGGAATGGCGAAGATTATCCTCACGTACATACCTTTGAGTATGATTTTCGCGATGACATCATCGAAACAGCTGTTGAGCTTTTTAAAGGACTAGCTGAACTATAA
- a CDS encoding MarR family winged helix-turn-helix transcriptional regulator translates to MTLKKQLCFAIYETSSEFTKLYTAVLHPFGLTYPQYLVLLALWEKDGVTLKELGETLNLGTGTLTPMIVRMEANGWLRKERSTVDVRKVYIYLQKKANDEKQPITKKVSEEILACKIELEEYEQLLKQLNQLHLKLKERK, encoded by the coding sequence ATGACACTAAAAAAACAGCTATGCTTTGCCATCTATGAAACTTCAAGTGAGTTCACTAAATTATATACGGCCGTACTTCACCCATTTGGTTTAACATACCCTCAATACCTTGTTCTTTTAGCACTCTGGGAAAAGGATGGTGTAACCTTAAAAGAACTTGGTGAAACATTAAATTTAGGTACAGGGACATTAACACCGATGATAGTACGAATGGAAGCAAACGGCTGGCTGCGAAAAGAAAGATCAACGGTTGATGTAAGAAAAGTTTATATCTACCTACAAAAGAAAGCCAATGATGAAAAACAGCCCATTACAAAAAAAGTTAGTGAAGAAATCTTAGCATGTAAGATTGAACTCGAAGAATACGAACAGCTATTGAAGCAGTTGAATCAATTGCACCTTAAACTGAAGGAACGGAAATAA
- a CDS encoding glutathione peroxidase — MKTVYDFTVKMTNGQQKSLRDYEGKPLIIVNTASKCGLTPQFEGLQELYYKYKEQGLEILGFPCDQFNNQEFENIEETTEFCQLNYGVTFPIFAKIDVNGENADPLFTFLKEQKKGVLLKNIKWNFTKFLIDSQGQVVERYAPTTEPSKIEEDVIKLFS, encoded by the coding sequence ATGAAAACTGTGTATGATTTTACTGTAAAAATGACAAATGGCCAGCAGAAATCCTTAAGGGATTATGAAGGCAAGCCATTAATCATCGTGAATACAGCAAGTAAATGTGGTTTGACTCCTCAATTTGAAGGACTTCAGGAATTATATTATAAATATAAAGAACAAGGACTGGAGATTTTAGGATTTCCCTGTGATCAATTTAACAATCAAGAATTTGAAAATATTGAAGAAACTACTGAGTTTTGCCAATTAAATTATGGTGTAACATTCCCTATTTTTGCAAAAATTGATGTGAATGGTGAAAATGCAGATCCATTATTTACATTTTTAAAAGAACAGAAAAAAGGCGTCCTATTAAAAAATATCAAATGGAATTTCACAAAATTCCTTATAGACAGCCAAGGACAGGTTGTAGAGCGCTATGCACCAACTACTGAACCTAGTAAGATTGAGGAAGATGTCATAAAACTATTTTCGTAA
- a CDS encoding ornithine cyclodeaminase family protein — MLILSEKQIRSLYSMNDAIQDLQKALHYYSNGEILNPHRTVLEFHDKNASALYMPSAMEPVGISAIKVVTIFPHNPSIGKKTTQGVILLSNTDNGEHLACINASYLTRLRTGAVSGIATNYLAKETASSVAVIGCGAMAEEQLQAVLEIRDIKTIMLYNRTREKAASFSQKIAALKPDYTGSIMISDDPDEAVSKADIIICATRSETPVFSGSALQPGTHINGVGSYLPHMQEVDEETLLRCSKIVADTIEGVKDEAGDFIIPANAGRWSFESLHGEIGDLASGQIAGRELDEEITFFKSVGIAYFDMAVAAAVYEKAMKAGVGSKVEL, encoded by the coding sequence ATGCTTATTCTATCAGAAAAACAAATACGCTCCTTATATTCAATGAATGATGCTATTCAAGATTTACAAAAGGCTTTACATTATTACAGTAATGGGGAAATTTTGAATCCACATCGTACGGTTCTTGAATTTCATGATAAAAACGCATCTGCTCTGTACATGCCAAGTGCAATGGAACCTGTAGGAATATCTGCTATAAAGGTAGTAACAATCTTTCCACATAATCCGTCTATAGGGAAAAAGACCACACAAGGTGTTATTTTATTAAGCAATACCGACAATGGCGAGCATCTTGCCTGTATAAACGCCTCCTACTTAACAAGATTACGGACAGGAGCAGTTAGTGGGATTGCAACGAACTATCTCGCTAAAGAAACAGCCTCTTCTGTAGCAGTTATCGGCTGCGGTGCAATGGCAGAAGAGCAACTACAAGCAGTTTTAGAGATCCGCGATATTAAGACAATCATGTTGTACAACCGTACAAGAGAAAAAGCTGCGTCCTTTTCACAAAAAATTGCAGCACTAAAACCGGATTATACAGGTTCAATTATGATAAGTGATGACCCAGATGAAGCTGTTTCGAAAGCAGATATCATCATCTGTGCAACTCGCTCAGAAACACCTGTTTTTTCGGGGAGTGCCCTTCAACCAGGCACACATATTAACGGTGTAGGCTCCTACCTCCCTCATATGCAAGAAGTGGATGAAGAGACACTTTTAAGGTGCTCTAAAATCGTTGCAGATACAATTGAAGGTGTTAAGGATGAAGCAGGTGACTTTATTATTCCTGCCAATGCCGGAAGATGGAGCTTTGAGAGCCTTCATGGAGAAATAGGCGATTTGGCCTCAGGTCAAATCGCGGGTCGTGAACTTGATGAGGAAATTACTTTCTTTAAATCTGTCGGAATTGCCTATTTCGATATGGCTGTAGCTGCTGCAGTTTATGAAAAAGCGATGAAAGCTGGCGTGGGGTCCAAAGTAGAGTTATAA
- a CDS encoding MFS transporter codes for MEKKTTNKILIASLIGSSIEWFDYFLYGTVAALVFNEVFFHSEDPTIGLLLAYASFALAFFIRPLGGIIFSHIGDRIGRKKTLVLTLSLMGGSTVLMGFLPTYESIGVAAPILLIILRLVQGIGLGGEWGGALLLAVEYAPKEKRGLFGSIPQMGVTIGMLLGTLALSIMTLLPNETFMTWGWRIPFILSALLVIFGLWIRKGIDETPSFKKAQEKGEIAKIPFFETMRTHWKEVLIAIGAKVVETAPFYIFGTFIVSYATTQLGFSRTITLTAVTVATIVTSILIPVMGSLSDKIGRKKLYIAGTILMALYAFPYFWLLHQNSAVLLIIATIIGLGIIWAPITAVLGTMFSEIFKSNVRYTGISLGYQIGAAVAGGTAPLVATALLAAYNNSYVPVALYIILTSIISLIAVAAVRDRNNEELDKIDVILKNDNKELTL; via the coding sequence ATGGAAAAGAAAACTACAAACAAAATACTTATTGCTAGTCTTATAGGGAGTTCAATTGAATGGTTTGACTATTTCTTGTATGGGACAGTTGCTGCACTTGTGTTTAATGAAGTTTTTTTTCACAGTGAGGATCCAACAATTGGTTTGCTATTAGCCTATGCTTCTTTTGCCTTAGCCTTTTTTATTCGCCCGCTTGGCGGCATTATTTTCAGTCATATCGGAGATCGAATTGGAAGAAAAAAGACGCTCGTCCTAACACTTTCTCTCATGGGTGGCTCAACTGTCCTAATGGGATTTCTTCCTACATATGAATCAATCGGTGTAGCTGCACCAATTCTTCTTATTATTCTACGACTCGTTCAAGGGATTGGACTCGGCGGTGAATGGGGTGGAGCTCTTTTACTTGCTGTGGAATATGCTCCTAAAGAAAAGCGCGGCCTATTCGGAAGTATTCCTCAAATGGGTGTAACCATTGGGATGTTACTAGGAACGCTCGCATTGTCGATCATGACATTACTTCCTAATGAGACATTTATGACTTGGGGCTGGCGCATTCCATTTATATTAAGTGCCTTACTCGTCATTTTTGGTTTATGGATTCGTAAAGGGATTGATGAAACACCTTCTTTCAAAAAAGCTCAAGAAAAAGGCGAGATTGCAAAAATTCCATTTTTTGAAACAATGCGTACTCACTGGAAAGAAGTATTGATTGCGATCGGCGCAAAAGTAGTTGAAACTGCACCCTTTTATATTTTTGGAACATTTATTGTTTCTTATGCAACAACACAACTTGGCTTTTCACGTACAATTACGTTAACGGCTGTTACTGTCGCAACAATTGTTACGTCCATCTTAATCCCAGTTATGGGTAGTCTCTCAGATAAAATCGGCCGTAAAAAACTTTATATAGCTGGAACCATTTTAATGGCGCTTTATGCCTTCCCTTATTTTTGGCTGCTTCATCAAAATTCCGCCGTTCTGCTTATTATTGCAACCATAATTGGGCTTGGTATCATTTGGGCTCCAATTACCGCTGTGCTTGGAACAATGTTCTCAGAAATTTTCAAATCAAATGTCCGTTATACAGGTATTTCATTAGGCTATCAAATTGGCGCAGCAGTCGCAGGTGGAACCGCTCCGCTAGTTGCAACAGCACTTCTCGCTGCATATAACAATTCCTATGTACCAGTAGCATTGTACATCATTTTAACGTCAATCATTTCATTAATTGCAGTTGCTGCTGTACGTGATCGTAATAATGAAGAATTAGATAAAATAGATGTTATACTAAAAAATGACAATAAGGAATTGACACTTTAA
- a CDS encoding PAS domain-containing protein, translating to MLVNDSFAIHTLQSLISSLDVAISVINTKGEIVYWNEVAEKTYQIKKDEIITLSLTS from the coding sequence ATGTTAGTTAATGATTCTTTTGCTATCCACACTCTTCAATCATTGATCTCTTCGTTAGATGTGGCAATTTCGGTCATTAATACAAAAGGTGAAATTGTTTATTGGAATGAAGTAGCTGAAAAAACGTATCAAATAAAAAAAGACGAGATAATCACTCTATCCCTGACCAGTTAG